In the genome of Euwallacea fornicatus isolate EFF26 chromosome 21, ASM4011564v1, whole genome shotgun sequence, the window GGCGGTGGTGCAGCCACACTATTATCTGGATAGTTTCCGATTACATTTGTATTAAACCCGATCGCGGAAACATTTACGACCGGTGAATTAATTCCTGGGTACCCTAAAGACGGGTTTACCATGGGAAAAGGATAATAACCAGGAGGATAATAAGAGGAATTAGGCGGATGATAACCATATGGAGGGGGAGATGAATAAACACTGGGGCCTGGATACCCCGTTGGTATTGGAGGATACCTAGGAGGACCCACGTGGTGGGGATGGTGATGCCAAGGATTCATTTGAGAGGGTTGTGAAACCGCTGATGGTGTGGAAACGCGAACTAGTTGATTTGTGTTATAACTGAAATGAAAATACCCATATTTAGATAAAAATCTTATCTGCCATTAAGTGTTATTGAGATAAACTTATTGCCAAtgataaaacatgttttgaaaTGAGATTTGTATTAACTCACTAAATAATCGCTAAAGAAGGTGATTCAAATACTAGAAGAAGATTGAAGAATACTAACCTTTGCTGATTGCAAAAATCTATAATATTACTTGTACTGGCTGGGGGgctagaaaatgaaattaagtcTTCTGCCTCTTTCTCTGCAGtattactattttttctttgcgaGGGAGGAGGAGGTGCAATTAATGGATTGCTGGTATTACCAAGTGATGTTCCAGGTCTTGGTCTAGATTTACTCCATTGCCTTTCATATTTCACATGAGAATCAGTTTCAGTCATTGATGCTGCCCGAGTCACTAAAGAGAGAAAACTACTCATGTAACAAATGTGaccaaaaaaaacactttatgtCCAGTTTGACACCAATGTCCAGTCACATCAATGACATCACAGTATTTTTGAGAGACAATGTCTGCATTTTTGGATATAGCCTTATTATTAGCTTGCCTCTAAAACTTGCTTTAAACCagcttgaaaatataaaaattttcacttttagcTGGCAGTATGTTGGGCTAGGAGGATAGTGAGGCAATATGATTGGTGCTCAGTTTGACTCATGAccattaaacaaatattagcAATATGAAGATTGGAAGGAAGACCATCACAATTGACAGAGATGCTTGGATagttatttaagtaaaacagCGAATTGTATCAACTGTATCGTAGCAGAATATCCAAGAACCAGTCCTGGGAATTGTTCAACAAGTTCTTAccaaattaaattgacacACCAACGTGCGTCAACATTTAAATGAACATAAGAgggacattaaaattattttgaggaTTATTTCCTGTATCATATCTTGAACTGTTTACCTGATGGAGTCTTCTTTGCTTCTCCATTGCTGCCagtacttttatttaattcctgCAGTCTCTTAGTCCTAAATTGCTCTAAAGCTAAGGATTCTAAGCTGAGGGCCTGGGCCCTCTCCAAATCCTCTTGGAATTTCTTGTCGTAATCAGTCATTTCGCAAACTCTTCCaccaattttgaaacttattTGTTCAGAAATACCTTATGCACCCAGTGCGTTATTAAACTggctgaaattaattaaaacaatatcCTGTTTGGGCCAAATATTTACATTGGCACTACTAATGTTAGAAGGGTGAGTGAAGCCccgtttttattaatttacgaTTAACACTTTGCACTATCATAAACGATACGTGGCCGCGGTTCATCTTACctccattaattttgttaaacaatatttaataattacaataatttaatgtaaaatgcataaaaacaGCACACactgcataaaaaataaaataaaaatcaaatttttttgacacTGACAACAGACTGCTAAGGAAACGTTGCGATAGATATGGAACGTGAAATGACAGAGAACAAGAGCAACGCAGATGgaagatattttatattaattctCAAGAATGCATATAATATCACAAatgttttacataaataataatgattataATTTGCCacggtatttttaattgaaatacatAATACAACACAAAATAActatattttgtgttttactCCGCTTATTGTTGCTTTACTCAGCACGTGGACATTTTTCTTCACCACTGACCCACTTAGACCATTACTTTCATGATAGTGAGAACGGAGAATTGCACTAGTTCCTTTTGTAATATTCTCATCGTTTATAGGCCgtaatttctttcaatttaagCCGTCACAATGTTGGGTTTGAACTAGAAGCTACAGAGTACTAAAGGTTTTAATACAAACATGTTCgctattttttcaagaattattCTCCAGAGTTTAgcaagatctttaacataagaTGTACatgcgaaaattaaaatagattaCATTCACCATTTTCCTGCCTCGATTAGCGCGCTAGTTTATTTTCCGATAATTTTATTCTGTTCCTCTCGCTAGCAGCATTGCCATAATCTTGTCCTCTTCTCAAAAGCTCCAGCTGCCAAAGAAAAGCTGTTATATTTCTCTACTCTCTCAATAGTGTACCAATCACCTTCTCGGGTGTAATGTTTGGCCCTCTCAAATTTCTTCCCTTCACGGGCTTTGATTTCAGTTTGTTCGTATCTCGCTTAGGCCTCTCCCTAGGGGTGATGTAGAAATTGAAGGGGCCCTCAGACCCAGTAAAGAAGTTGCTCCTTAAGGAGGCttcaaattcacatttttggtCAGTAATTGGCTCTAAAGCAGCCAGTTTCGTACTTTTCTCGCTCGACTGATGTTTCATAAATCTGTTGTTTAATCTGTATAGGAAATTTAGTATTTCTATATAAATTGTTGAGCTTCATTAGATCAACGTTTTGGCAACTTTTCGTTTAAACTGACCCAAActtgatatttatttcaatatttcctaGGGTTACTATCCTCTCGGTAAAGATGCCAGGACCTTGATCTAATGGCCTTAAGGATGGTTATGATTAACTACCTGCTGCACAAATTGCTTCTGGAGGGCAGTTCTAGGCACGCAACTCTATTAGAGCTCGTAGCCTCCGACTTTACAGATTGTCCATTCCTGGCATAAAACATCGTCAAATAAGACCGGTTTTTCTTCTGGCTAACAAGCGATATTGGCTGCATTCTGCCATTGAGCCTTGTTTTCTTAGTTGCGGTAACAGTACCGGATTTCCAGTCATTTTTGGAAGAGTTAATCTCGGTTTTTCCTATTTGTCTATTGTAGAATGGCGTAtggatttctttgagtttttTGAAGTCAAACTTGTCCAATTGAGAATATTCATTTCGACATTTATGGTTGCAGAGATCTCTGTCTTCGCCGGATTGGATGTCGTCAATGGTATCGTAAAATTCCTCTTCATCCGAACCCATAGTTGCATGGggtgtttttcaaaaaaacaataattttagggaTGTAAAATCACTGTAAAATGtggaaaacttgaaatttaacCTAAAGAATGCGTCAGTCAAATCGATACCTTTTCATCATCAACAATGAAATTGATGAAAGTGCTCTTCCGGTTCCCAAGATATCGACGCTACAAATATGAAAGGTGATTAAAATTGGGTACCTTCTGCCCCTTTGGAATTGTTCAGAAAActttcgaatattttaaagtgaTCGTGAAGGTTCTAGTCGATGGATATGAATCCTAAATAGAACCTGGATGTTGCATCGAGGCTCTGAAAccttaaaaatgcaatttaaagaatctcaattctttaaattgcatatttattatatatatatagacattttcaaaatcaagcAAAtcaagagagagagagagagtacTCCGTCTAACGTAGGCTGATAGAACTTACAGAGATCATTAATTTCagttatacagagtgtccggaAATAAAGTCGAAATATGTTGagattaaaacaataaaagaagTTATTGTACACATATCCCAAAAATTTCTTCTTAAAGGGGCTAAAACTCCTTAAAGGGGGaactctaaaaatattttttttacaatattttcgaaacggtttgcactaaaattttcaaattcggtATACTGTAATATATTGGAATGGAAAAACTTTTGTTGtgtaaataattgtaaatttaagtCAGAGGCGTCACATACAAGGGATCTCCTACGGAAATGTTGtcttaacattttttgttagtgacaattcttaatttttgaggtCAAATTATTGAATCgccaatatttttaagtaaataacgtCCTTTTACTTCATCTCGTTAAGATGGACcggtttctaaaaaaaaaattataaaacgaTACATGATTACACATGGTAGACATCGAAATCTATGACAAAAAGAATTAGAGGATTTATTGAGATAAACGAaagccatttttaatatttgttgtGAATATGTGATAAAtctttaataatattagtcttgttatttctggttaataaaaaaatattttacattatatGTCCACGTAATTCTGTATCGatttgtaaaagtttttttttggaaaagggTCTATCTTAACATTAAATAAGAGACcgttttttacttcaaaatattCGCAATGAAGTaatttgagtttaaaaataaaaggaataTTCCAAACGACGAAGTCAAGGCAACATTGACGTAGGACGCCCCTGTGCGTAACGTCCCTGACTAAAATCTACAATTATTAAATCAGCTTTCCCAACCCAACTTTTTAAAGTATAccgaattttataattttagcacagtttcgaaaatatttcgaaaagaaGGCCTTCGGAGTTTCCTCTTTAAGGGGTGCTAGTCCCTTTCAAAAGTAATTTGTAAGGTATATCACctcccaaaatatttcaacgttatttccgGACATTCTGTATTTTTAACAGAATTGTCCTTTGGGTTTCACATAGATCTGCGCtagaaatgcaaaattttggattatttcaaaaatttgctaGACAGGCCagtttttttatcaaacttaTTTCTGTTATCCTAGCGAGCGACAAGAGTGCCAATTTTCTAGTAAATATCACGAGAACTCTATGAGATAttgacaaaaaatgtttactcaaaatttaacaaattcctGGGGTTTTATGTATTTTCCTCCTCAAAAATCTTTTCGTTCGCCGGCGAACTTGACctgcttaaaaattattttctcatcGTTTTCTATTTCTCCGGCTAGTCAGAGATATTCCATATACAGCAGCAGTTGACTGGTTACTGTTATTATTCGTATTTTCAATAGAACTTTCTAATTTACTCACATAtaagaataacagaaaaagttaaattaatatttcaatatggCAAAGATCATCCAACACgttccatttaatttaataagttattTATTCTTAAAGTGAATCATTGTTACTTTCTCCGCTAGATAATGATTATGTGTCTCATAGTCAATTTAGGCAAACGGCCAGTATAATTATCCGCGGAGCTTATTCGCCAATGatactaaaataaaacttaatggTAATGCTTCGTGGCCATCGCGTATGACCTCAGCATTAGAAGAAATTCTTGACAAAAGGTGTAGGTGTATGCGTCACTCATTTTCTCTTTTAAGATTATTAACACTTAGACTTCAGTAGTTTTATTGCTTCTTCTCATCATATCGTTCTAAAAGTTTTATGTGATCTTATAACTAAAAACACCACATAAAAGTCGCTAATTAATGCGACGTTAGTCGCCTTTGCTGAGGAGAAAATTcaaggaataaaaaatatacttttttgccattttgaaTGAGCGATCGTTGAGTATGTCGGCACTCAGATTTAGAAATGTTTTGAGTATAGGCTGGTGccgttttaatattttttttccatttcgttCCGTATAAAATACATCAAATATTCCGAATTCAGGTATGTGAAACCAAATAAATAACAGTATAAAATGAACGATAAAGATAATACTCgaaatgatcattttttcCAACACATAAACGCGCCTTTGCCGAAAGTTAAAGCCTGTCGAATTCAATAATCGCAtgtaactttttattattgatgGGGTCCCATAAATCTTTTGCAGTTTCAACGACCGTGGAATTTATAAATTCGTCTAAAATCCCCCCAGAGGAAAAAGTCGCATGTATTTAAATCGGATGATCGCGGTGGCCAGTGTTGAGGAAAGTTATTTACTCGACCATTGACTCGAAAACTGtgaacattttgaaatgtAGAGGTGCATCATCATGTATGCATCACATTTCACAGCCTAACTCTAAAGACAAACAAATCCTCCAAATAGTCATAAAGGTAAATTTAACTCAAGAAGCGTAttgggtaaaaaaaaacaaatggagTTTTAGCGATTTGGTGGACCAATTAGAACAACCAAATAAGGCTCAATAATTTCAAACTGGCTTTGGTAATGATGGTTTATTGCAGGTTGTGACTGTTTTGCAGATTTGTATTTCCTCTCCGTATAAAACAGGCTCCAGAAGAATGATTCTGTAAAAATCAATGTTCTGGTCTTGgatgaaattacaaaaaaaatcgtcgTTGTCTCGAAATCTTGCCGCAACAgtctttggttttttttttattgcgtgGAAGGAGCAGATTACGTGTTACAGTGCATTTGACCGTCCAGAGCTCTTCGTTTAAACTTGGACGATTTGGAATAGTACGATTAGGAAACCTTCTTCAGCAGCAGTTCCGTTGCAAAACCCCAAGGCTATTAGCACTTCCTCATTAAAGGCAAATGCCACGAAAATATCTCAGGAACCGTAGGcatgaggaaaaaaattaatatgaaaaattgacTCGATTCGAGGTCAGCTCTCTGCTCTTAGCTGCTGCATGTTCTTTGCGTGGAGAATCACCCTCTACAAATATACCTGCGACAATTAATCAAATGACAATTTCCTTAGCCGAACATCCgatatttgtttcattaaGAGAAAGTGGATTGATTAGAGGAGTTTTTTCAGCataaattgttatttgaaAGTAATATTGCCACAGAATGCAAAAAACAAGGAAATATCCACTTGTTGCGGATAGGAAGTTGTAAATTAACGTCCAAGTAAGTCGTAACGAGTAATTCTAGTTCAGCTCATTGCAGAAATCGCGATTTTAGGAATCATCAATTATAGTTGAGATGTAATTTGCAGTAAATGGGAGAGAAAATGTATGGTGAATCGTTTTTATAATAGATACCTCTAATAGAAATCTTATTCGTTTCTTCTATCTCCTATAAAGGCTCAAAGCAGCACTATATACTggtatcatttaaaaaatttcttcttttttgttcTGGGATTTCTCCTCCTTAAAATTCTTTCGGGAAAACTGTCTTCTTCTAAAAGCTCACCCTCAAAATTGTCTCTGCGCTACAGGGTGGCGCCGTTAAGAGGATGACCTTTGCCAGCCATGCGGACCTCTCAGGTCTCGTCGACTGAGTCTTCTCAAGTCTAAAAAAGACTCGGTATATGCTTTATGACACAACACCAACGTAAACGAATTCCTCGATTTTGCAGCATGTTGCATTTCGCTAAGAGTGCGATTATGCTGAAAAAGTGATACACTTAGGGGACTTAGGTAAGCAAATTAGTTTTGCGACATAAGTTGGTCATGTTGGCTTTATTGCACATCAGTGTGGCGTTACTGAAAGGATATGATCAGTGAATATATTTACCATCGATAAGGTGAGTATCACTAAGTTTAGGTTAATTGTTGGGTCGAGGAAGCAATTTTGTCCCAAACATGGTGCACGAGCCATTTATGTACCGATATGTACAGAATTAATTGTTAGTTTGCCAAGGTACTGCGAGTTTACGATCGAAGTtcggaaaaagttgtttatgtaaaagttttataaataaagcacgaaaagatattttcacaaaaatccaTAGGGGTGTGTCAGATGATCTAGCCGGCCACTCCAATTCCTATATtgagcaaatatttcaataactgttaaatttagacatgggtatgttacatgaaaagTGTCGCACGAACAAATGTCAAGGGCCGGACTTGGCCCGCGGGCCGTAGCCTGATGAGCTCTGTTCTAGAAGAAGTCGGGTCTGATTTCGGAAAGGCTTATTTACCTAAGGCttttttactcaaatttaAGTTGTAAATAGATCACAGGATACAAAAGATTTTTCAGGCACGTTTAATGTGAACCACAACTAGCAACAAAGTGAGACGATCTCCTGTAAAAATTGAGACTTTCCGAAATTTGGAAAACGCAATGACTGTTAGTATTAGCAGCTAAAAGTTATATCAATTATTGCAGCTGAAACGTAACAAATTTGCAACATCTGTCTTGTTCTTTTACTGTTCTCACGATGTTTCTCCCGTCTTATACAAATCCCTCTCATGCGAACCCGTGTTATGGGGGGATTTGCTGCATTTATATAATCAAAATGACTCGTACAACGTGGATTCGCGTAGggcaacaatttaaaaatttctaatggCTTTATCGggagaagaaaaaagataTCAAAAATTCCTCCGACTAATTTCTATAATACCTTATTTTAAAGCTCCCAAAAAATGCTATTTGATAATATCCTACAGAGCTGCATTGATGAAATACTTTCAGGGTAATTAaggaaaatctaattaaaatgtatttatgcatttttaaaatttttgtttgttcggttaataataaatgccaCAGAAAAAAACtacctaaaagaaaaaaaaactgtaaaatgtcTAAAAGCTTTAAGATTCCTGCCAGGACGTTAATATGGATgattttcagaatttattaataaatcaatcGAATTGGCTGGTCGATCATTTTGGTTTCTCCTCGATGttatagaaattaattttggttCCCCAGATATAGCTATtgcaagttttcaaattagtACCTTGTATAGCACGAAACATATCTACCGTGTCGCAGGgggtgtaaaaaatatatacaaaatcaCATTTCCTGTTAACGAGTTCAAACTCTCACTTAAAGCAATGTCGACACCCCCGAGGAAGAAAAGAAGCTTAAATGAAAGTGTTATTCAGTAATCTGCAGGTACCTTTCATTTAATTGCCGTTTTGTatcattatttacataaaaagaaCGAATTATTATATAAGCTTGTTCCTACATCGCATGCCCTGGTTATTTCttagcaataaatatttcagaagCCAATAGAGGAAATTCCGGAAAGTTCATGAAGAGAAATGTTGTCGGAATGTGTGGAGAATACAgagttgaaatatttaaaaatataccgaGTGACCCAAAAAAGTACGAAGCTACAtatttgtgtcattttaaatgcgGCACCTTCACAGCAAAATGCAAATGTGTCAATTAAACATTAACGTTGATATTtagtgtttttaatttcacgcGTCCGCACGATCAAATTGAGAAAGTCGATTTTTCCATCGCAGTTTTGATGACATTTCTATTAAGTAAATATGATATTTACTTAATGGAACTTGATGAAATTCTTTTCTTGGTTTGTAAATGACCAACTTGCACATTCAGTAAATATTtgtatagaaaatttatggtaaaaaatatttaaatatttaatttggtaCTACTTCAATCCATCTttgatttaaagtaaatgctCGGATGCAGGACCATTTGGATATTTACCGCTTTCTGCGGCCATCGAAGGTCAAGGAAATCAAACACTCCCGGTATATCCGtaagaaataaacaatttctctTTATGTTTTGAAAATAGCAAATTAGTAGGACTATCCTCTATTCTGATTTCTTGTAATGCAGGGTATCCTTTAAGTTTATtgcttttttggaaaaatcttaataCTCTTTGAGCCGATTTTGTCGAAATTTGACAAGGCtatttatggttattattgttatttatacgccaatgagttttttaaaacgtttatatttttttcacgcTAAGCACGGTCGTGCCCACCCAGGTCACCAGATTCGAATCCGTTAGATTTTTGCCTTTAGGGTCATGTAAGGTCTTTCGTTTATAGAACTCCGGCCAACACTGAGGAATAATTAATCCACCGGACACGGGATTCATGTAATCAgatgaaatatatatttcaaagTGTGAGGCAATCGATGCTAAGACGAGCTAATGCTGGCATTAAAATTGGAGGTgaacattttcagcaactatTGTAAATTTCCTGATActtattgttaaatgtttttttacaaGGTTCGGAAAAGGttaattaatcatttaatGGTTGGCCCTGCGCACCCTTTAAGGCCTTTGTCAAAATTGAACCTCTGGGTAACCAGACATCTACGGACGAGTTTGTACGTCGACATCTTGTGTAATATGCATTTTCTACAATTAATCGAAGGACTTTCATATTTCTAAAGCCTTTTTACTACCTTTTTGAGTTTCACACTCTCccccaaaaaatgtttttaacgaaaaaaatatgcaaattagtCGAATATATTAATCCTTTCGTACGACACAGATCTATTGGAGAATCAAAGATCATAAATTTCTATTCCTAATGGCTAAATCATTATCATAAACACACACGTGTGTTCATTTTAGTGTCAGAAACAAGCATGTTTGTAGCATTCAGATAAAATCATCGGCcattaagaataaaaatattcaacggGGGAAattcctgagttcctgcccAGTCGAACGAAGATGATAATAGCAAGTACCACTTTCTTCTTTCTTCCGACTGAACAACGGACCTGTTTCACACACACGGCGGATTGGCTGCAAGTTGAATAAAACGTGAATCTATAATATTGGAAAGTTGCATATTACACTACGAATACTGTGGGGTGTTCTCCGAGAATTCATTAGTCGATCCTTCTATGTCATCTTCTACTTATTAACACCACCCAGATTCCAGAGAAGAGTCCGCCATGCtattaaataaatcacaaCTCTTGATGGCTTTAAGCTAAAGACCAAATCGTCCTACTTATCACCCATTTCACTATTAAACCATGCCTTCTTTGAACGACACTCGCTTTCCATACAATCATTCCTCTTCTTTAGCTTGTGTAGTTGGTACGGTTTACCTCTGGAGTTTCTACTGCCTTAATTCTGTGTTTATAGTGCTTCATTATTTCTGACATTATTAGTACCATGGAACTAGTGGATATTGTGATGTTTATTTTGAAGTACCTAATGTCTTGTTGATATCTGAAAGACAAAAGTAAGTAGGTTCTTTCCGTGGGGGTGGGGTATACAATGATACCGCCAACAACATTTATGatatcaatattatttttgcaattaaagcCTCTATTTCATACTCAGGTTCATTCTAACCGGACCTTGCTAAAGTTTCATTGGCCATTGAAAGGGCATTACTGCCCCTTGCTGCGGCTCCAGCAATTTTTTCCGAACATTAGCTAACCTTCTAGTTCAGAAGGTTCTGACTCGTTTAGTGTCTCAAAGTTTTCCTGGTGGGAGAAACTTGTCTGGTTCTACTGCAAAAAGTGCTTTCAATTCAAGTTCACAACACATATCTCAAGAACTGAAGgagtttttggatttttttaaaagtctcttaaaaaatgtttcacccTATATTTTGATGCTGAACGAAGTTCCTGTTGACATTCCCAACTAAACGCTAATTTAGTCTCTGTCAACCACTAAAGCCACTActgacaaaaattgaaaatttctataCTGCAAATTTATCATGAGTCTGCCTTCATCGAAAGCACGTTTTTACCTTGAACTAACTGCGTGATGACATTTTCTGGAATTTTCTAACTAAATCCTCAAAGTCATTTTAGATGTCCCAGATTAATCTTTTATAGGTTTCTTTATATGCCCATTATCTCTGGAAAAACTACCTTGAAGGGCCAAATCTCCATAGAAGATATTATTTCGGTACTTCtagttattcaaaaatattcagttttaCCTGTTGCTCTGAGGGCATCTTCAAATGCATATTATCCTCTTAGAAGTACTGCAACAAGATATGAAATCTCCgcattatttttaagctcTAAAACTGGAAGAgtacaattttcgaaaatcttcaGGTTGATACCCAGACGGAACTTCCGCTGCGCATGGCCCAAATGGACTCTTCTGCacttaaaattcttcaaaaattatcgattttCTTCTTTCAGAAGATTCTTCAAATTCACTTAAACATTTCTGTTGAAATTCTTGTtgtaaaaaactaaatttgatctttgtttaaaaataacttcctGGGTCAGAAAGGAAAATTGAACGTTTCTGTAAATCAAGTTTCTCCAAAAATGTACAGTTTCACCTCGTCCG includes:
- the LOC136345772 gene encoding uncharacterized protein, with the translated sequence MGSDEEEFYDTIDDIQSGEDRDLCNHKCRNEYSQLDKFDFKKLKEIHTPFYNRQIGKTEINSSKNDWKSGTVTATKKTRLNGRMQPISLVSQKKNRSYLTMFYARNGQSVKSEATSSNRVACLELPSRSNLCSRLNNRFMKHQSSEKSTKLAALEPITDQKCEFEASLRSNFFTGSEGPFNFYITPRERPKRDTNKLKSKPVKGRNLRGPNITPEKLELLRRGQDYGNAASERNRIKLSENKLAR